A region from the Bradyrhizobium erythrophlei genome encodes:
- a CDS encoding SDR family oxidoreductase gives MRLANKTAFITGGNSGIGLATARLFVDEGARVSITGRNAATLEAAAKELGANALAIVADANDISATEAAVKQAAAKFGKLDIVFANAGIGANTPIGGTTLATFESVIRTNITSVFFTVQAAVPYLNDGASIILNGSVISVLGSPGYAAYAASKAGVRAMARVMVSELSPRGIRVNVVAPGAARTPIWDRVAPTAEAFAALDKRISRTIPLGRLGEAEEVAKTVLFLASDDSSNVQGAEIFVDGGATSSPAGAPIYRA, from the coding sequence ATGCGCCTCGCGAACAAGACGGCATTCATCACTGGCGGCAACAGCGGCATCGGGCTTGCGACCGCCCGGCTGTTCGTGGACGAGGGCGCACGGGTCTCCATCACCGGGCGCAATGCGGCGACCCTGGAGGCGGCTGCGAAGGAACTCGGGGCGAATGCGCTCGCGATCGTGGCCGATGCCAACGATATCTCGGCGACGGAAGCCGCGGTCAAACAGGCCGCGGCCAAATTCGGAAAGCTCGACATCGTATTCGCCAATGCCGGCATCGGCGCCAATACGCCAATCGGCGGGACCACTTTGGCGACGTTTGAATCCGTGATCCGGACCAACATCACGTCGGTATTCTTCACCGTGCAGGCGGCGGTGCCTTACCTCAACGATGGCGCCTCGATCATCCTCAACGGCTCCGTCATCTCCGTGCTGGGCAGTCCCGGCTATGCCGCCTATGCAGCGAGCAAGGCCGGCGTCCGGGCGATGGCGCGGGTGATGGTCTCGGAACTTTCGCCGCGCGGGATCCGGGTCAATGTGGTCGCTCCGGGCGCGGCGCGCACGCCGATCTGGGATCGTGTGGCGCCGACCGCCGAAGCGTTCGCCGCTCTGGACAAGCGCATTTCGCGCACCATACCGCTGGGCCGGCTCGGCGAGGCCGAGGAGGTCGCCAAGACGGTGTTGTTCCTCGCCTCCGACGATTCGTCGAATGTTCAAGGCGCGGAGATCTTCGTGGACGGCGGAGCCACCAGTTCGCCCGCCGGCGCGCCGATCTATCGCGCATAG
- the dprA gene encoding DNA-processing protein DprA, translating into MDSKTPSTTDLTDAERIDRLRLIRSDNVGPRTFRSLINHFGSARTALSRLPDLARRGGAARPGRIYSEEDARAELAASERLGVHLLAPGEDGYPPRLSELDDAPPLLGVRGVRDVLMRPIIAVVGSRNASGAGLKFAGSIARDLGEAGFMVASGLARGIDAAAHRASLASGTIAVLAGGHDRVYPPEHEDLLAELIDAGGAAISEMPLGHAPRARDFPRRNRLISGVALGVVVVEAAHRSGSLITARIAAEQGREVFAVPGSPLDPRAAGTNDLIKQGATLTTEASDVINAVEPIMGRPPSLREPDDEPLASEPDAGDRARIIDLLGPTPVLLDDLIRMAGASPAIVRTVLLELELAGRLERHGGGLVSLV; encoded by the coding sequence ATGGATAGCAAGACGCCGAGCACCACAGATCTCACCGACGCAGAGCGGATCGACCGGCTGCGGCTGATCCGTTCCGACAATGTCGGGCCGCGCACCTTCCGTTCCCTGATCAACCATTTCGGCAGCGCGCGCACAGCGCTTTCGCGGCTGCCCGATCTCGCCCGGCGCGGCGGCGCGGCACGGCCGGGGCGGATCTATAGCGAAGAGGACGCGCGCGCCGAACTGGCCGCGAGTGAACGGCTCGGCGTGCATCTGCTGGCGCCGGGGGAAGACGGCTATCCGCCGCGGCTGTCGGAGCTCGACGATGCGCCGCCCCTGCTCGGCGTGCGGGGGGTGCGCGATGTGCTGATGCGGCCGATCATCGCGGTGGTCGGTTCGCGCAACGCGTCGGGCGCCGGATTGAAATTCGCAGGCTCGATTGCGCGCGATCTCGGCGAGGCCGGATTCATGGTTGCCTCCGGCCTGGCGCGCGGCATCGATGCGGCGGCGCATCGCGCCAGCCTCGCCAGCGGCACGATCGCGGTGCTGGCCGGCGGACATGACCGGGTTTATCCGCCCGAACACGAGGACCTGCTGGCGGAGTTGATCGACGCCGGTGGGGCGGCGATTTCCGAGATGCCACTCGGGCATGCGCCGCGCGCCCGCGACTTTCCCCGGCGCAACCGGCTGATCTCCGGCGTGGCGCTCGGCGTCGTCGTGGTCGAGGCCGCGCATCGCTCGGGCTCGCTGATCACGGCACGGATCGCCGCCGAACAGGGCCGCGAGGTATTCGCGGTGCCGGGCTCGCCGCTCGATCCGCGCGCCGCCGGCACCAACGATCTGATCAAGCAGGGCGCGACGCTGACCACGGAAGCGTCCGACGTCATCAATGCGGTCGAGCCGATCATGGGACGGCCGCCGTCATTGCGCGAGCCTGACGATGAGCCGCTGGCCTCTGAGCCTGACGCCGGTGATCGCGCCCGTATCATCGACTTGCTCGGGCCTACTCCCGTTCTGCTCGACGATCTCATCCGGATGGCCGGCGCCTCGCCAGCGATCGTGCGCACCGTGCTGCTCGAGCTCGAACTTGCCGGCCGGCTCGAGCGTCACGGCGGCGGGCTGGTGTCGCTGGTTTAA
- a CDS encoding winged helix-turn-helix transcriptional regulator, whose product MKPEHTDVTVLAPYAHLESDCRGVASILARVGDKWSVFVIRLLGDGPRRFNEIKRMVGGISQRMLTLTLRGLERDGLVTRTVFPTIPPRVDYELTDLGRGLWKPVETLGKWANDHRAEIEAARAKFDRRNDAD is encoded by the coding sequence TTGAAACCCGAGCACACCGATGTGACCGTCCTGGCACCCTATGCGCATCTCGAAAGCGATTGCCGCGGCGTTGCCTCCATCCTGGCGCGGGTCGGCGACAAATGGAGCGTGTTCGTCATCAGGCTGCTCGGTGACGGCCCGCGGCGCTTCAATGAAATCAAGCGCATGGTCGGCGGCATCTCGCAGCGGATGCTGACGCTGACCCTGCGCGGGCTTGAACGCGACGGCCTGGTGACCCGGACCGTGTTCCCGACCATTCCGCCGCGCGTCGATTACGAACTCACAGACCTCGGACGCGGGCTGTGGAAGCCGGTGGAAACGCTGGGCAAGTGGGCCAACGATCATCGAGCGGAAATCGAAGCCGCGCGGGCAAAATTCGATCGCCGCAATGATGCCGACTGA
- a CDS encoding winged helix-turn-helix transcriptional regulator, whose amino-acid sequence MVKRTSFENAGCPVARSLDALGDWWSLLIIRDAFLGLRRFGEFQKHLGCAKNILTVRLRALVDQDILTTAPASDGSAYQEYLLTPKGRGVFPILVALRQWSEEFACEGGAFADVLIDRNNGQPVRRLELHAQDGRLLGFGDIEIKKRRRRA is encoded by the coding sequence ATGGTAAAACGGACGAGTTTCGAAAACGCGGGTTGCCCGGTCGCGCGGTCGCTGGACGCGCTCGGCGACTGGTGGTCGCTCCTGATCATCCGCGACGCCTTTCTCGGCCTTCGCCGCTTCGGGGAATTCCAGAAGCACCTCGGATGTGCGAAGAACATCCTGACCGTGCGGCTGCGCGCGCTGGTTGACCAGGACATCCTGACGACCGCGCCCGCTTCCGATGGCAGCGCCTATCAGGAATATCTGCTGACGCCGAAGGGACGCGGGGTATTTCCGATCCTGGTTGCGCTCCGGCAATGGAGCGAGGAGTTTGCTTGCGAGGGAGGTGCGTTCGCCGACGTTCTGATCGACCGGAACAACGGCCAACCGGTACGCAGGCTCGAACTGCACGCGCAGGATGGGCGTCTATTGGGCTTCGGCGACATCGAGATCAAAAAGCGCCGCCGACGCGCTTGA
- a CDS encoding FMN-dependent NADH-azoreductase, with protein MKLLHIDSSVLGPHSVSRQVSAAIVERLREATPHLDIVYRDLSSTPLAHLSGPHLAAAQGAAPDDALRQDLAAGQAVLEEFLAADIVVLGAPMYNFTIPSQLKAWIDRILVAGKTFRYGAQGAEGLAGNKRVIIAISRGGFYGTGTPAAVGEHLETYLRWVFGFIGIKNPEFILADGIQVGPEHREKALANALQAATNLQAA; from the coding sequence ATGAAACTTCTTCATATCGATTCCAGCGTGCTTGGCCCCCACTCGGTCAGCCGGCAGGTTTCCGCGGCGATCGTGGAACGCCTGCGCGAGGCCACACCTCACCTGGACATCGTCTACCGCGACCTGAGTTCGACGCCACTGGCGCATCTGTCGGGTCCGCATCTTGCGGCCGCGCAGGGCGCCGCGCCCGATGACGCCCTGCGACAGGACCTCGCCGCCGGTCAGGCGGTCCTGGAGGAGTTTCTCGCCGCCGACATCGTGGTGCTCGGCGCGCCCATGTACAATTTCACGATACCGAGCCAGCTCAAGGCCTGGATCGACCGCATCCTGGTGGCGGGCAAGACATTCAGGTACGGCGCGCAAGGCGCGGAGGGTCTGGCCGGCAACAAGCGCGTCATCATTGCGATCTCGCGGGGCGGCTTCTACGGCACCGGCACGCCGGCTGCGGTCGGCGAACACCTGGAAACCTATTTGCGCTGGGTGTTTGGGTTTATCGGGATAAAGAACCCCGAATTCATTCTCGCCGATGGTATCCAGGTCGGGCCCGAACACCGCGAAAAAGCGCTGGCAAACGCGCTGCAAGCCGCAACCAACCTGCAGGCCGCATGA